A genome region from Arachis duranensis cultivar V14167 chromosome 6, aradu.V14167.gnm2.J7QH, whole genome shotgun sequence includes the following:
- the LOC107493671 gene encoding probable UDP-arabinopyranose mutase 1 — protein sequence MTSARVLLKDELDIVIPTIRNLDFLEMWRPFFQPYHLIIVQDGDPSKTIKVPDGFDYELYNRNDINRILGPKASCISFKDSACRCFGYMVSKKKYIYTIDDDCFVATDPSGAKINALAQHIQNLLCPSTPYFFNTLYEPYREGADFVRGYPFSLREGVPTAVSHGLWLNIPDYDAPTQLVKPLERNTRY from the exons ATGACAAGTGCAAGAGTGTTATTGAAGGATGAACTTGACATAGTGATTCCAACCATAAGGAACCTCGACTTCCTCGAGATGTGGAGGCCGTTCTTCCAGCCATACCATCTCATCATCGTTCAAGATGGTGACCCTTCAAAGACCATTAAGGTACCTGATGGATTCGACTATGAGCTCTATAACCGCAATGACATTAACAGAATCTTGGGTCCCAAGGCTTCTTGCATCTCCTTCAAGGATTCTGCTTGTCGTTGCTTCGGTTACATGGTCTCCAAGAAGAAGTATATCTACACCATTGATGATGATTGCTTT GTTGCAACTGATCCAAGTGGAGCAAAGATTAATGCACTTGCACAGCATATACAGAACCTTCTGTGTCCATCAACACCTTACTTCTTCAACACTCTGTATGAGCCTTACAGAGAAGGTGCAGATTTCGTTCGAGGCTACCCTTTCAGTCTTCGAGAAGGAGTTCCTACTGCTGTTTCTCATGGACTTTGGCTTAACATCCCAGACTATGATGCACCAACTCAGCTTGTGAAGCCTCTTGAGAGGAACACTAG GTACTAA